The following coding sequences are from one Geodermatophilus normandii window:
- a CDS encoding flavin reductase family protein translates to MSGPVEVVDPRVMRDVLGHFASGVTVVTADTGDGPIGFTCQSFSSLSLDPPLVALAPARTSSTWPRLRSIGRFCVNVLAEDQSGLSVAFARSGADKFAGVSWRPSRHGSPVLDGVVAWIDCALWAEYDGGDHTIVAARVLDLGAEPGRRPLLFHRGGYGLAD, encoded by the coding sequence GTGAGCGGGCCCGTGGAGGTGGTCGACCCCCGGGTCATGCGCGACGTGCTCGGGCACTTCGCCTCCGGAGTCACCGTGGTCACCGCCGACACCGGCGACGGCCCGATCGGCTTCACCTGCCAGTCGTTCAGCTCGCTGTCGCTGGACCCGCCGCTGGTGGCGCTGGCGCCCGCGCGCACGTCGAGCACCTGGCCGCGGCTGCGCAGCATCGGCCGCTTCTGCGTCAACGTCCTCGCCGAGGACCAGTCGGGGCTCTCGGTCGCCTTCGCGCGCTCGGGCGCCGACAAGTTCGCCGGGGTCTCCTGGCGGCCCAGCCGGCACGGCTCCCCCGTGCTCGACGGCGTCGTCGCGTGGATCGACTGCGCGCTGTGGGCCGAGTACGACGGCGGCGACCACACGATCGTCGCCGCCCGCGTGCTCGACCTGGGCGCCGAGCCCGGCCGCCGGCCGCTGCTCTTCCACCGCGGGGGCTACGGCCTGGCCGACTGA
- a CDS encoding SpoIIE family protein phosphatase — MFPGATDPTDTPPGDGIPPRTRAAMADATSPAAGDGAGGPQAGIVSAATAVVSEHGEAQSASTVLPAVLSDVPVAVLLIDQKSGAVTYANTAAVEMAGNVGLPVDVDTWGASAGLTDLGGAPLARTSGPLSLVAQGLPVTGEAVRLSPARSTDEQRASDGEDAGSRLLWVTGFPLSRPGSTQALSLVVLLEVESVGGSADADAELQALRERAVVATDIAFTITDPRQADNPLVWVNPSFTRITGYSYEESVGRNCRFLQGSKTDPATIDQIRAALAAQEAVTVTVLNHRRDGTAFWNQLAISPVFDGQGELVSFVGVQSDVTERVRVEAEREASLAAEQAARQEAELARAVAEQARSDAERAQREAEEAQARLALMAEATSTLIATLDVADLLDRLATLCVPQLADWVVVTLVDEAGEVRELVCRDRERQRTDLRQFGAGHALRLPPDSPSQRSITTSRAVLVEDLPDRLDGAMAFPAAQEIARRLGAASSLSAPLVARRRTRGAITLVRSTSERPFTPDDVGLVEDLARRAALVMDNVRLYQQEHVVADTLQRSLLPDLPEVPGLEAAAHYVSASTAADVGGDFYDLLELPDGSVAMVIGDVVGHDVAAAAAMGHLRGLIRACLWDAPDPRPSTVLTRVDRLVQGLRVASLATMAYLRAVPPAEPGGTWTVQLANAGHPPLVVRSPDGQVRPVDGVTGMLVGVDVDAERTTRTLELPPGSIVLAYTDGLVESPGSDLDQGIAALVQRLAATPAGASPRDLCDAAVSGTLDGRDDVALIAVRFL; from the coding sequence GTGTTCCCCGGCGCCACCGACCCCACGGACACCCCGCCGGGCGACGGCATCCCCCCGCGCACGCGCGCCGCGATGGCCGACGCCACGTCGCCGGCGGCCGGGGACGGGGCCGGCGGTCCGCAGGCCGGCATCGTCAGCGCCGCCACCGCCGTCGTCTCCGAGCACGGCGAGGCGCAGTCGGCGTCCACCGTCCTGCCCGCCGTCCTGTCCGACGTCCCGGTCGCCGTGCTGCTCATCGACCAGAAGTCCGGCGCGGTCACCTACGCCAACACCGCGGCGGTCGAGATGGCGGGCAACGTCGGCCTCCCGGTCGACGTCGACACCTGGGGCGCGTCGGCCGGCCTGACCGATCTGGGCGGAGCGCCCCTGGCCCGCACGAGCGGCCCGCTGTCCCTCGTCGCCCAGGGCCTGCCGGTCACCGGCGAGGCGGTGCGGCTCTCACCCGCCCGCAGCACCGACGAGCAGCGCGCCTCGGACGGCGAGGACGCCGGGAGCCGGCTGCTGTGGGTGACCGGCTTCCCGCTGTCCCGGCCCGGCAGCACCCAGGCGCTGTCGCTGGTCGTGCTGCTCGAGGTCGAGAGCGTGGGCGGCAGCGCCGACGCCGACGCCGAGCTGCAGGCGCTGCGCGAGCGCGCCGTGGTGGCCACCGACATCGCGTTCACGATCACCGACCCCCGCCAGGCGGACAACCCGCTGGTGTGGGTCAACCCCTCGTTCACCCGGATCACCGGCTACTCCTACGAGGAGTCGGTCGGCCGCAACTGCCGGTTCCTGCAGGGCTCGAAGACCGATCCGGCCACCATCGACCAGATCCGCGCCGCCCTGGCCGCGCAGGAGGCGGTCACCGTCACGGTGCTCAACCACCGGCGCGACGGGACGGCGTTCTGGAACCAGCTCGCGATCAGCCCGGTCTTCGACGGCCAGGGCGAGCTCGTGAGCTTCGTGGGGGTGCAGAGCGACGTCACCGAGCGGGTGCGGGTCGAGGCCGAGCGCGAGGCCTCGCTCGCCGCCGAGCAGGCCGCCCGCCAGGAGGCCGAGCTGGCCCGCGCGGTGGCCGAGCAGGCCCGGTCCGACGCCGAGCGCGCCCAGCGGGAGGCCGAGGAGGCGCAGGCCCGGCTCGCGCTCATGGCCGAGGCCACCAGCACGCTGATCGCCACCCTGGACGTCGCCGACCTGCTCGACCGGCTGGCCACGCTGTGCGTGCCGCAACTGGCCGACTGGGTGGTCGTCACGCTCGTCGACGAGGCCGGGGAGGTCCGCGAGCTGGTCTGCCGGGACCGCGAGCGGCAGCGGACCGACCTGCGCCAGTTCGGCGCCGGCCACGCGCTGCGGCTGCCGCCGGACTCGCCGAGCCAGCGCAGCATCACCACCTCCCGCGCGGTGCTGGTCGAGGACCTGCCCGACCGGCTGGACGGCGCGATGGCGTTCCCGGCGGCCCAGGAGATCGCCCGGCGGCTGGGCGCGGCGTCGTCACTGAGCGCGCCCCTGGTGGCCCGCCGGCGGACCCGCGGGGCCATCACGCTGGTGCGCAGCACGTCCGAGCGCCCCTTCACCCCCGACGACGTCGGCCTGGTCGAGGACCTCGCCCGGCGGGCCGCCCTCGTCATGGACAACGTGCGCCTCTACCAGCAGGAGCACGTCGTCGCCGACACCCTGCAGCGCTCGCTCCTGCCCGACCTCCCGGAGGTCCCGGGCCTGGAGGCCGCCGCGCACTACGTCAGCGCCTCCACCGCCGCCGACGTCGGCGGCGACTTCTACGACCTGCTGGAGCTGCCCGACGGGTCGGTGGCGATGGTGATCGGCGACGTCGTGGGCCATGACGTCGCCGCGGCGGCCGCGATGGGGCACCTGCGCGGGCTCATCCGCGCCTGCCTGTGGGACGCCCCCGACCCCCGCCCGAGCACGGTCCTCACCCGCGTCGACCGGCTGGTCCAGGGCCTGCGGGTCGCCTCGCTGGCCACGATGGCCTACCTCCGCGCCGTCCCCCCGGCCGAGCCGGGCGGGACGTGGACCGTGCAGCTGGCCAACGCCGGGCACCCGCCGCTGGTCGTGCGCTCCCCCGACGGGCAGGTGCGTCCGGTCGACGGCGTCACCGGCATGCTCGTGGGCGTCGACGTCGACGCCGAGCGGACCACCCGAACGCTGGAGCTGCCGCCCGGGTCGATCGTCCTCGCCTACACCGACGGGCTGGTGGAGTCGCCGGGGTCCGACCTCGACCAGGGCATCGCCGCGCTGGTGCAGCGGCTGGCGGCCACCCCGGCCGGCGCGTCCCCGCGCGACCTGTGCGACGCCGCGGTGAGCGGCACCCTCGACGGCCGCGACGACGTCGCGCTCATCGCCGTCCGCTTCCTGTAG
- a CDS encoding PaaX family transcriptional regulator C-terminal domain-containing protein, with the protein MTVRDLVVDLCTEHLDVLGGDPVSLQTLVRLLAACGVAEPSARVAAAALRRSGWLSASRHGRETLLLPTALLREAVAARDERVRRRLDPWDGRWRMVVYSVPETDRAARERVRRGLARAGFGPLAPATWVSPHPSALDEVHAELAGERTSRLDLLTASVADPRLSDGDLAARCWDLPRLAAAWSRVLDRLRAAAPTVPQGPAGLALHLRLRAELRAVLAADPLLPAPLQPAGWPARDVRDAWADTGARLAAAAREHVAEVLGVVGPRAAVA; encoded by the coding sequence ATGACCGTCCGCGACCTCGTGGTGGACCTCTGCACCGAGCACCTGGACGTCCTCGGCGGCGACCCGGTGTCGCTGCAGACGCTGGTCCGGCTGCTGGCCGCGTGCGGCGTGGCCGAGCCCAGCGCGCGGGTGGCCGCGGCGGCCCTGCGCCGCTCGGGGTGGTTGAGCGCGTCCCGGCACGGACGGGAGACGCTGCTGCTCCCGACGGCGCTGCTGCGCGAGGCGGTGGCCGCCCGCGACGAGCGCGTCCGGCGGCGGCTGGACCCGTGGGACGGGCGGTGGCGGATGGTCGTCTACAGCGTCCCGGAGACCGACCGGGCGGCGCGCGAGCGGGTGCGCCGCGGCCTCGCCCGGGCCGGGTTCGGCCCGCTCGCGCCGGCGACGTGGGTCTCGCCGCACCCGTCGGCGCTCGACGAGGTGCACGCGGAGCTCGCCGGCGAGCGCACCTCGCGGCTGGACCTGCTGACCGCGTCCGTCGCCGACCCGCGGCTGTCCGACGGCGACCTGGCCGCCCGCTGCTGGGACCTGCCCCGGCTGGCGGCCGCGTGGTCGCGCGTGCTCGACCGGCTGCGCGCCGCCGCCCCGACGGTGCCCCAGGGCCCGGCCGGCCTCGCCCTGCACCTGCGGCTGCGCGCCGAGCTGCGCGCGGTCCTCGCCGCCGATCCGCTGCTGCCCGCGCCGCTGCAGCCGGCGGGCTGGCCGGCGCGGGACGTCCGCGACGCCTGGGCCGACACCGGCGCCCGGCTGGCGGCCGCGGCCCGCGAGCACGTCGCCGAGGTCCTCGGCGTCGTCGGCCCCCGCGCGGCGGTCGCCTGA
- the bluB gene encoding 5,6-dimethylbenzimidazole synthase, whose translation MSYPRPVPVIGDATSAAQRAGDPAAWAMPEEAGGLYAVVAARRDVRRYRPDPVPDDVLRRVLAAGHAAPSVGHSQPWRFVVVRDPAVRDRAAVLTDRERLRQAAQLEPDAARRLLDLQLEGVREAPLGIVVCCDRRTPAAGVLGRATFPDADLWSCAAAIQNLWLAARAEGLGMGWVTLFRPEELAGLVGLPDGVATLGWLCLGWPDERPPAPGLERAGWSRRLPLDAVVVEDRWPADDGGPTAPPSHLRAPGREAVVGARDEADRLLTPPGSLGVLDRAVDRVVALGRGAATGGTLVLAAADHPVAARGVSAYGGHVTRDVVRAALAGTSVGATAAAAAGLGTVVVDAGVTGDPLPGAVDARPAGPRGDLASAAALTPADVARLLAVGRALGAAQGGLLALGEVGVGNTTVAAALAAGLLGADPAAVTGLGSGADSEVLERKRSVVAAALARAGTGLDPARALAELGGPELTVLTGAVLGAAAARTPVVLDGFAVSVAALAAVLLEPGAQACLVAGQRSRERGHDLVLQALGLEPLLDLRLRAGEGAGAALAAGLLLDGLRVRRTTARVE comes from the coding sequence GTGAGCTACCCGCGGCCGGTGCCGGTCATCGGCGACGCGACCTCGGCCGCCCAGCGCGCCGGCGACCCCGCCGCCTGGGCGATGCCGGAGGAGGCCGGCGGCCTCTACGCCGTCGTCGCCGCGCGCCGCGACGTCCGCCGGTACCGCCCCGACCCGGTCCCCGACGACGTCCTGCGGCGGGTGCTGGCCGCGGGGCACGCGGCGCCGTCGGTCGGGCACAGCCAGCCGTGGCGGTTCGTCGTCGTCCGGGACCCGGCGGTCCGCGACCGGGCCGCCGTCCTCACCGACCGCGAGCGGCTGCGCCAGGCTGCGCAGCTGGAGCCCGACGCCGCCCGCCGGCTGCTGGACCTGCAGCTGGAGGGCGTGCGCGAGGCACCGCTCGGGATCGTCGTCTGCTGCGACCGGCGCACCCCCGCGGCCGGGGTGCTCGGCCGGGCCACCTTCCCCGACGCCGACCTGTGGAGCTGCGCCGCGGCCATCCAGAACCTGTGGCTGGCCGCCCGCGCCGAGGGCCTGGGCATGGGCTGGGTGACGCTGTTCCGGCCCGAGGAGCTGGCCGGGCTGGTCGGGCTCCCCGACGGCGTGGCCACCCTCGGCTGGCTGTGCCTGGGCTGGCCCGACGAGCGCCCGCCGGCACCCGGCCTGGAGCGGGCCGGCTGGTCACGGCGGCTGCCGCTGGACGCCGTCGTGGTGGAGGACCGCTGGCCGGCCGACGACGGCGGCCCGACCGCACCCCCCTCGCACCTGCGCGCCCCCGGCCGGGAGGCGGTGGTGGGCGCCCGCGACGAGGCCGACCGGCTGCTCACCCCGCCCGGCTCGCTCGGCGTGCTCGACCGGGCGGTGGACCGCGTGGTGGCGCTCGGCCGCGGGGCCGCCACCGGCGGCACGCTCGTCCTCGCCGCCGCCGACCACCCGGTCGCCGCCCGCGGCGTCTCGGCCTACGGCGGGCACGTCACCCGCGACGTCGTCCGCGCGGCGCTGGCCGGCACCTCGGTGGGCGCCACGGCGGCCGCTGCGGCGGGGCTCGGGACCGTCGTCGTCGACGCCGGGGTGACCGGCGACCCGCTGCCCGGCGCGGTCGACGCCCGGCCGGCCGGTCCCCGGGGCGACCTCGCCTCCGCCGCCGCGCTGACCCCCGCCGACGTCGCGCGGCTGCTGGCCGTCGGACGGGCGCTCGGCGCCGCGCAGGGCGGCCTGCTGGCGCTCGGCGAGGTGGGCGTGGGCAACACGACCGTCGCCGCCGCGCTGGCCGCCGGGCTGCTGGGCGCCGACCCCGCCGCCGTCACCGGGCTCGGCTCGGGCGCCGACAGCGAGGTGCTGGAGCGCAAGCGGTCGGTGGTGGCCGCGGCGCTGGCCCGGGCCGGGACCGGGCTGGACCCCGCCCGGGCGCTGGCCGAGCTGGGTGGGCCGGAGCTCACCGTCCTCACCGGGGCGGTGCTGGGCGCCGCGGCGGCGCGCACGCCGGTCGTCCTCGACGGGTTCGCCGTCTCGGTGGCCGCGCTGGCCGCCGTGCTGCTCGAGCCGGGCGCGCAGGCCTGCCTGGTCGCCGGGCAGCGCAGCCGCGAGCGCGGGCACGACCTCGTGCTCCAGGCGCTCGGCCTCGAGCCGCTGCTGGACCTGCGGCTGCGCGCCGGGGAGGGCGCGGGCGCGGCGCTGGCCGCCGGGCTGCTGCTCGACGGCCTGCGCGTGCGCCGCACCACCGCCCGGGTGGAGTGA
- the pgm gene encoding phosphoglucomutase (alpha-D-glucose-1,6-bisphosphate-dependent) encodes MTDPRAGQPASPADLVDVASLVTAYYTLVPDPAEPAQRVSFGTSGHRGSSFDAAFNEAHILATTQAICEYRAAQGYDGPLFLGRDTHALSEPAWASALEVLAANDVTVLVDAAGRYTPTPAVSHAILTANRGRTSGLADGIVVTPSHNPPRDGGFKYNPPSGGPADTDATSVIAARANELLAAGLDGVRRVPFPRAHAAAQRHDFVSAYVDDLPSVLDLDAVRSAGVRIGADPLGGASVDYWAAIAERHRLDLTVVNPLVDPTWRFMTLDWDGKIRMDCSSPSAMASLIGRREEFQVATGNDADADRHGIVTPDAGLMNPNHFLAVAISYLFAHRPEWGADVAVGKTLVSSSLIDRVVEGLGRRLVEVPVGFKWFVPGLLDGSVGFGGEESAGASFLRRDGGVWTTDKDGLLLALLASEIQAVTGSSPSQLHADLVARYGESAYARVDAPASREQKAALGRLSPSDVTATELAGEPITAKLTEAPGNGASVGGLKVVTENAWFAARPSGTEDVYKVYAESFHGPDHLARVQEEARAVVGAALGV; translated from the coding sequence GTGACCGATCCCCGCGCCGGCCAGCCGGCCTCCCCTGCCGACCTGGTCGACGTCGCCTCGCTGGTGACCGCGTACTACACCCTCGTGCCCGACCCGGCCGAGCCCGCGCAGCGGGTGTCCTTCGGGACCTCGGGGCACCGCGGGTCGTCGTTCGACGCCGCGTTCAACGAAGCGCACATCCTGGCCACCACGCAGGCCATCTGCGAGTACCGGGCGGCGCAGGGGTACGACGGGCCGCTGTTCCTCGGCCGCGACACCCACGCGCTGTCGGAGCCGGCGTGGGCCAGCGCGCTGGAGGTGCTGGCCGCCAACGACGTGACCGTGCTGGTCGACGCCGCCGGCCGGTACACGCCGACGCCCGCGGTCAGCCACGCGATCCTCACCGCCAACCGGGGGAGGACCTCGGGCCTGGCCGACGGCATCGTCGTCACCCCGTCGCACAACCCGCCCCGCGACGGCGGCTTCAAGTACAACCCGCCCTCCGGCGGCCCGGCCGACACCGACGCGACCTCGGTCATCGCCGCGCGCGCCAACGAACTGCTCGCCGCCGGGCTCGACGGCGTGCGGCGGGTCCCCTTCCCCCGCGCCCACGCCGCCGCCCAGCGCCACGACTTCGTGTCGGCCTACGTCGACGACCTGCCGTCGGTGCTCGACCTCGACGCGGTCCGGTCGGCCGGCGTGCGCATCGGGGCCGACCCCCTGGGCGGGGCGTCGGTCGACTACTGGGCCGCGATCGCCGAGCGCCACCGCCTCGACCTCACCGTCGTCAACCCGCTGGTCGACCCCACATGGCGGTTCATGACGCTGGACTGGGACGGCAAGATCCGCATGGACTGCTCGTCGCCGTCGGCCATGGCCTCGCTGATCGGTCGCCGTGAGGAGTTCCAGGTCGCCACCGGCAACGACGCCGACGCCGACCGGCACGGCATCGTCACCCCCGACGCCGGCCTGATGAACCCCAACCACTTCCTCGCCGTCGCGATCTCCTACCTGTTCGCGCACCGGCCGGAGTGGGGCGCCGACGTCGCCGTCGGCAAGACGCTGGTGTCCTCGTCGCTGATCGACCGGGTGGTCGAGGGCCTGGGGCGGCGGCTGGTCGAGGTGCCCGTCGGCTTCAAGTGGTTCGTGCCGGGGCTGCTCGACGGGTCGGTCGGCTTCGGCGGCGAGGAGTCGGCCGGGGCGTCGTTCCTGCGCCGGGACGGCGGCGTGTGGACGACGGACAAGGACGGCCTGCTGCTGGCGCTGCTGGCCAGCGAGATCCAGGCCGTCACCGGCAGCTCGCCGTCGCAGCTGCACGCCGACCTGGTCGCGCGGTACGGCGAGTCGGCCTACGCGCGGGTGGACGCCCCCGCGAGCCGCGAGCAGAAGGCCGCGCTGGGCAGGCTGTCGCCCTCCGACGTCACCGCCACCGAGCTGGCCGGCGAGCCGATCACCGCCAAGCTCACCGAGGCCCCGGGCAACGGCGCCTCGGTGGGGGGCCTCAAGGTGGTCACCGAGAACGCCTGGTTCGCCGCCCGCCCGTCGGGGACCGAGGACGTCTACAAGGTCTACGCCGAGTCCTTCCACGGTCCCGACCACCTCGCCCGCGTGCAGGAGGAGGCCCGCGCCGTCGTCGGCGCCGCCCTGGGCGTCTGA
- a CDS encoding diguanylate cyclase domain-containing protein, translating to MDVGEARGTLPPADLGSAFTNSPMGVALATPEGVLIEANAALGQLLGRDAATMRGTTLFASTHPEDLPGAVAVCDELRITHERSRHECRLVRSDGVVVPVQVTASWVAGTPGGSPAHLVLVVEDVTDRKALEARLLHLSAHDPLTGLPNRLLFHDRLRHALDRGHREHTPTCVLVLDLDGFKAVNDEFGHPTGDAVLVAVAGHLTSVLRASDTAARLGGDEFAVVCENTERADAEVLATRLREALPGTLAVGASTVPVGLSIGIGSVDGGVDPEVAQEAVVREADAAMYADKASRR from the coding sequence GTGGACGTCGGCGAGGCGAGGGGCACCCTGCCGCCCGCGGATCTGGGGAGCGCCTTCACCAACTCCCCGATGGGCGTCGCGCTGGCGACCCCCGAGGGCGTGCTGATCGAGGCCAACGCCGCGCTCGGCCAGCTGCTCGGGCGGGACGCGGCCACGATGCGCGGCACGACGCTGTTCGCCTCCACGCATCCCGAGGACCTGCCCGGCGCGGTCGCCGTCTGCGACGAGCTGCGGATCACCCACGAGCGCAGCCGGCACGAGTGCCGGCTGGTGCGGTCCGACGGCGTCGTCGTGCCGGTCCAGGTGACCGCGTCCTGGGTGGCCGGCACGCCGGGCGGCTCCCCGGCCCACCTGGTGCTGGTCGTCGAGGACGTCACCGACCGCAAGGCGCTCGAGGCCCGGCTGCTGCACCTGTCCGCGCACGACCCGCTCACCGGTCTGCCCAACCGGCTGCTGTTCCACGACCGGCTGCGCCACGCCCTCGACCGGGGGCACCGCGAGCACACGCCGACCTGCGTCCTCGTCCTCGACCTCGACGGGTTCAAGGCGGTCAACGACGAGTTCGGCCACCCCACCGGTGACGCGGTCCTGGTGGCGGTGGCCGGACACCTGACGTCGGTGCTGCGCGCGAGCGACACGGCGGCGCGGCTCGGCGGCGACGAGTTCGCCGTCGTCTGCGAGAACACCGAGCGGGCCGACGCCGAGGTGCTGGCCACCCGGCTGCGGGAGGCGCTGCCCGGCACGCTGGCCGTCGGGGCCTCCACCGTGCCGGTGGGCCTGAGCATCGGCATCGGTTCGGTCGACGGCGGGGTCGACCCCGAGGTGGCGCAGGAGGCGGTCGTCCGCGAGGCCGACGCGGCGATGTACGCCGACAAGGCCAGCCGCCGCTGA
- a CDS encoding MmcQ/YjbR family DNA-binding protein: MTEEQVRALALALPEVTEADHHGRPSFRLGTTVLATLWAPGILDVVVGESEARAAEGGAVSLLWWGKRLSGVQVDLAAVDEATVADLLEEAWTRRAPARLRRERP, translated from the coding sequence GTGACCGAGGAGCAGGTCCGCGCGCTGGCCCTCGCCCTGCCGGAGGTGACCGAGGCCGACCACCACGGCCGCCCGTCGTTCCGGCTCGGGACCACGGTGCTCGCCACGCTGTGGGCACCGGGCATCCTCGACGTCGTGGTCGGGGAGTCGGAGGCGCGCGCGGCCGAGGGCGGCGCGGTCTCGCTGCTGTGGTGGGGGAAGCGCCTGTCCGGCGTGCAGGTGGACCTTGCCGCCGTCGACGAGGCCACCGTCGCCGACCTGCTGGAGGAGGCCTGGACCCGCAGGGCGCCGGCGCGGCTGCGGCGGGAGCGCCCGTGA
- a CDS encoding hydroxymethylglutaryl-CoA lyase, whose protein sequence is MPSDFDLVLPTAVDVREVGMRDGLQLEAPVSLEGKLAMLEALVATGVRRIEVTSFVSPKAVPALADADQVAAELSRWPDVHWSALVANPRGAVRAVDAGIAELELVVSASDGHSRANAGRSTAEALAGVGEVAALAHGAGGSLEVVVATAWDCPFDGRTPIARTVDVCRAAVTAGADALCLGDTIGTTTPARVVRLLHAVRRACPGTPVAVHFHDTRGTGQANALAAVQAGVTQLDASIGGLGGCPFAPGASGNIATEELVYWLEESDVASGIDLDALLAAARVTESAVGHELPSSLYRAGGRSVPRAAAGTTA, encoded by the coding sequence GTGCCGTCGGACTTCGACCTGGTGCTGCCGACGGCCGTCGACGTCCGCGAGGTCGGCATGCGCGACGGCCTGCAGCTGGAGGCCCCCGTCTCCCTCGAGGGCAAGCTGGCGATGCTCGAGGCGCTGGTCGCCACGGGCGTGCGCCGCATCGAGGTGACGTCGTTCGTGAGCCCGAAGGCGGTGCCGGCGCTGGCCGACGCCGACCAGGTGGCCGCCGAGCTGTCCCGCTGGCCGGACGTGCACTGGTCGGCGCTGGTCGCCAACCCCCGGGGCGCCGTCCGCGCGGTCGACGCCGGGATCGCCGAGCTCGAGCTGGTCGTGTCGGCCTCCGACGGGCACAGCCGCGCCAACGCCGGGCGCTCGACCGCCGAGGCGCTGGCGGGCGTCGGCGAGGTGGCCGCGCTGGCGCACGGTGCGGGCGGCTCGCTCGAGGTCGTCGTCGCCACCGCCTGGGACTGCCCCTTCGACGGGCGCACGCCGATCGCGCGCACCGTCGACGTCTGCCGCGCGGCGGTCACCGCCGGCGCCGACGCGCTGTGCCTCGGCGACACGATCGGGACGACGACGCCGGCCCGCGTGGTGCGCCTGCTGCACGCCGTCCGCCGCGCCTGCCCCGGCACCCCGGTCGCCGTCCACTTCCACGACACCCGCGGCACCGGCCAGGCCAACGCGCTGGCCGCCGTCCAGGCCGGGGTGACCCAGCTCGACGCCTCGATCGGCGGGCTCGGCGGCTGCCCGTTCGCGCCGGGGGCCAGCGGCAACATCGCCACCGAGGAGCTCGTCTACTGGCTCGAGGAGTCCGACGTCGCCTCCGGGATCGACCTGGACGCGCTGCTGGCCGCCGCGCGGGTCACCGAGTCCGCCGTCGGCCACGAGCTGCCCAGCTCCCTGTACCGGGCCGGGGGTCGCTCGGTGCCCCGGGCGGCGGCCGGCACGACGGCGTGA
- a CDS encoding aldo/keto reductase → MQTRSLGSLSVPAMGLGCMGMSEFYGTGDQAEAERTIRRALDLGVTFLDTADMYGPFTNERLVGGAIAGRRDEVVLATKFGNERGEDGSFRGINGRPDYVHRACDASLQRLGVDVIDLYYQHRVDTTVPVEDTWGALRELVEAGKIRAAGISEAAPETIRRAHAVQPVTAVQTEYSLWSRDPEENGVLATCAELGIGFVAYSPIGRGFLSGQIRSVDDLAPDDFRRSNPRFQGEAFEQNLRLVDRVREIADEKGATASQLALAWVMAQSDRAGNPAVVPIPGTKRVRYLEENAAAADVDLSDDDLRRLDEAAPVGAAVGDRYPDMSGVHR, encoded by the coding sequence ATGCAGACACGCAGCCTCGGCTCCCTGTCCGTGCCCGCCATGGGGCTCGGGTGCATGGGGATGAGCGAGTTCTACGGCACCGGTGACCAGGCCGAAGCCGAGCGCACCATCCGGCGGGCCCTCGACCTCGGCGTGACCTTCCTCGACACCGCGGACATGTACGGGCCCTTCACCAACGAGCGGCTGGTGGGCGGGGCGATCGCCGGCCGCCGCGACGAGGTCGTGCTGGCCACCAAGTTCGGCAACGAGCGTGGCGAGGACGGCTCCTTCCGCGGCATCAACGGCCGGCCCGACTACGTGCACCGGGCGTGCGACGCCTCGCTGCAGCGGCTCGGCGTCGACGTCATCGACCTCTACTACCAGCACCGGGTGGACACCACGGTCCCCGTCGAGGACACCTGGGGCGCGCTCCGCGAGCTGGTCGAGGCGGGGAAGATCCGCGCCGCCGGCATCTCCGAGGCCGCGCCGGAGACCATCCGCCGCGCGCACGCCGTCCAGCCGGTGACCGCGGTGCAGACCGAGTACTCGCTGTGGAGCCGCGACCCGGAGGAGAACGGCGTCCTGGCCACGTGCGCCGAGCTCGGCATCGGCTTCGTCGCCTACTCGCCGATCGGCCGCGGCTTCCTGTCCGGGCAGATCCGCAGCGTCGACGACCTGGCGCCCGACGACTTCCGCCGCTCCAACCCGCGGTTCCAGGGCGAGGCGTTCGAGCAGAACCTGCGGCTGGTCGACCGGGTGCGCGAGATCGCCGACGAGAAGGGCGCCACCGCCTCGCAGCTCGCCCTCGCCTGGGTCATGGCGCAGAGCGACCGCGCGGGCAACCCCGCCGTCGTCCCGATCCCGGGCACCAAGCGCGTGCGCTACCTGGAGGAGAACGCCGCGGCCGCCGACGTCGACCTCTCCGACGACGACCTGCGCCGCCTCGACGAGGCCGCTCCCGTCGGCGCCGCGGTGGGCGACCGCTACCCCGACATGTCCGGCGTCCACCGGTGA